One window of the Dreissena polymorpha isolate Duluth1 chromosome 5, UMN_Dpol_1.0, whole genome shotgun sequence genome contains the following:
- the LOC127881907 gene encoding protein rolling stone-like has product MTMSGSQCCGSVRRELQRKYFGFTEAHPARFCFWQWRVPPLAILLYRFCVAAYTMFWVIYISRNTLDTKIQEHSISIMAFLTTWTYIVLTVYLVLHFIITCIHFLKSELGLLRRLTSENHRRLFHELQVQPSLWGNQEYEYVPGTADGTDVELVITYSPNLLSKIVWILYNIASSASIMVTILFWALLFPYLPKEGDKYLLFNIQLHAVTSVIVILEHSLSAIPIRLQHAIFTLIYGLCYLTFAGIMYAVHHSNIFYPGVLDFSQPSRTAVMCVVVVFVVLPLIQLFLFGIYKFRMWLFDTCNPEEL; this is encoded by the exons ATGACAATGTCTGGCAGCCAGTGTTGTGGGAGTGTGAGACGGGAGCTGCAGAGAAAGTACTTTGGTTTTACAGAGGCCCATCCAGCCCGCTTCTGCTTTTGGCAG TGGAGAGTTCCTCCCCTTGCAATACTCTTGTACCGTTTCTGTGTGGCGGCCTACACAATGTTCTGGGTGATTTACATATCGAGAAATACTCTAGACACGAAGATCCAAGAACATTCCATCTCCATTATGGCGTTTCTGACCACGTGGACGTACATTGTACTCACCGTTTATCTCGTTCTTCACTTCATTATCACCTGCATTCATTTCCTGAAATCTGAGCTTGGCCTCTTGCGACGGCTGACGAGTGAGAACCATCGCCGGTTGTTCCACGAGCTCCAG GTTCAGCCGAGTCTGTGGGGGAACCAGGAATACGAGTATGTGCCGGGAACCGCAGATGGCACGGATGTCGAGCTGGTCATCACATACTCCCCCAACCTGTTGTCGAAAATCGTTTGGATTTTATACAACATAGCGTCGTCTGCATCAATTATGGTAACGATCCTGTTTTGGGCATTGCTGTTCCCGTATTTACCAAAGGAGGGCGACAAGTACTTGCTTTTCAACATTCAACTGCACGCAGTCACGTCCGTGATCGTGATCCTGGAGCACAGCCTCTCTGCTATACCAATCAGGCTACAACACGCCATCTTCACGCTGATCTACGGCCTGTGTTACTTGACCTTTGCCGGTATCATGTATGCCGTCCATCACAGTAACATCTTTTACCCAGGAGTCTTGGACTTCAGTCAGCCCAGTCGCACGGCAGTGATGTGCGTAGTGGTCGTCTTTGTGGTGTTGCCCCTGATTCAGCTCTTCTTGTTTGGCATTTACAAGTTCCGTATGTGGCTATTTGATACCTGCAACCCAGAGGAGTTGTAA
- the LOC127881903 gene encoding kelch-like protein 3 isoform X2: protein MASKKNVFQTIQKKRKFADRPMSESEMTEGSTDTSKESTGAKAVTERAVGVLESPQKTTDNNNGKVTLNMKTTTDNNIGVVTQDMKTTTDNNIGVVTQNMKNTPDNNIGVVTQNMNNTTDNSIGVVTQNMNNTTDNSIGVVTQNMNKLTDNNIGVVTQNMNTTTDNNIGVVTCEPIPALPETPKIDNVDAKPVVYTIAPDKLRSLDADEDGSFHTMLAETISESEIIATTEVTNIVVKHDLSQPAVPKSSLKKKHRVFDVDDASGLIPSDIFYLNTDHVLQRCETFDQLSELLVNAALSSPAKDSAEFLNKCKRILKVPVDTLDHYGSIGTFLATLYENKHLIDVVIDVRGTLFGAHRIALSCQSDFFADMFSKSTGRRIPFEFKIKGVSPEAFACFLEFCYTGKLTIMPSIAADILIVADVLRVNAFKRHLDAITDSLPLDQNVKMVAKSKVSAEGQLFKKLFAVIVRNLSAAADTSFFMDMDVDLLCQILSSDDLVVTSEYEVFTIAMRWLLADEQRIKHIPRVMGYIRFDQMCIPELFTCAETTAILRGYDKFRELVLIANWLLTARNVPKDDPFHFPVSRPRKYQNAALLKLQDSEAPSSSKGDPAPNGDVTVAMPPPVMTSTPRAKPASAEGAIIDAKKAAADILAIGGFESNEASLVPKYVERYDSADNQWVHFCRLPEPRRHHAAVVVRGFMYLIGGSNPCVKSELPLPTRTVFRMDLFTKQWREGVPMNEARYSHCACAINERIYVFGGKGEGDRVSSTVECFDVVTDGWFYVTPMAGPRYAATAASLGDRIYVAGGLGESREIPSALHVLDDVICLDTSAKSWSNAPNLRFARCYANLVAVDHTLFLCGGASRSFDYKNSVLISVGALDALDLTRNRWRHVADMLLARHDMGAAVVGDRIFMIGGVSSTADRVLTSVDCYDVMTGVSVTNIQELPYPARSVACVTVPSAGRRPAGNKQVNFQRPNV from the exons ATGGCATCGAAAAAGAACGTCTTTCAGACAATTCAGAAGAAGCGAAAATTTGCAGACCGGCCCATGTCGGAGTCTGAAATGACAGAGGGATCTACGGATACCTCTAAAGAGAGTACAGGCGCCAAGGCTGTGACTGAGAGAGCTGTAGGTGTTCTAGAGTCTCCTCAGAAAACGACTGATAACAATAATGGTAAAGTTACGCTGAACATGAAAACTACAACTGATAACAATATTGGTGTAGTTACGCAGGACATGAAAACTACGACTGATAACAATATTGGTGTAGTTACGCAGAACATGAAGAATACGCCTGATAACAATATCGGTGTAGTTACGCAGAACATGAACAATACGACTGATAACAGTATTGGTGTAGTTACGCAGAACATGAACAATACGACTGATAACAGTATTGGTGTAGTTACGCAGAACATGAACAAACTGACTGATAACAATATTGGTGTAGTTACGCAGAACATGAACACTACGACTGATAACAATATTGGTGTAGTTACGTGTGAACCAATACCGGCTTTGCCAGAGACTCCCAAGATAGATAACGTTGATGCAAAGCCAGTGGTATATACGATTGCCCCGGACAAACTGCGGTCGTTAGACGCTGATGAAGACGGAAGCTTTCATACCATGTTGGCCGAGACGATCAGTGAGTCTGAGATCATCGCGACTACTGAGGTTACGAATATCGTCGTGAAACATG ATCTCAGTCAGCCAGCTGTTCCGAAGTCATCGTTGAAGAAGAAGCATCGCGTGTTTGACGTAGACGACGCTTCCGGACTCATCCCGAGTGACATTTTCTACCTGAACACCGACCACGTGTTGCAGCGTTGCGAGACGTTCGACCAGCTCTCCGAACTCTTGGTGAATGCAGCGTTGAGTAGTCCCGCCAAGGACAGTGCTGAATTCCTGAACAAGTGCAAAAGAATCCTGAAGGTCCCCGTCGACACGCTCGATCACTACGGTAGTATAGGGACCTTCTTGGCCACGTTGTACGAGAACAAACATCTGATCGACGTGGTCATCGACGTACGCGGCACGTTGTTTGGCGCGCACCGCATAGCGCTAAGTTGCCAGAGCGACTTCTTTGCGGATATGTTCAGTAAGAGTACCGGCCGGAGAATCCCGTTTGAGTTCAAGATCAAGGGTGTCAGCCCCGAAGCGTTCGCCTGCTTTTTGGAGTTCTGTTACACCGGAAAACTCACGATAATGCCTAGCATCGCTGCGGACATACTGATTGTTGCAGACGTTCTCAGG GTGAACGCGTTCAAGCGCCACCTGGACGCCATTACAGACAGCCTTCCCTTAGATCAGAATGTGAAAATGGTGGCCAAAAGCAAAGTGAGCGCGGAAGGCCAATTGTTCAAGAAACTGTTCGCGGTGATCGTGCGGAACCTCAGCGCCGCTGCGGACACTTCCTTCTTCATGGACATGGACGTAGACCTGCTGTGCCAGATACTTTCTTCCG ACGACTTAGTTGTGACGTCAGAGTACGAGGTGTTCACGATTGCCATGCGCTGGCTGCTTGCTGATGAACAACGAATCAAGCACATCCCGAGAGTCATGGGATATATCAG GTTTGACCAGATGTGCATACCCGAGCTATTCACTTGCGCAGAGACAACGGCCATACTGCGCGGCTACGACAAGTTCCGGGAGCTGGTTCTCATTGCTAACTG GTTGCTGACGGCCCGAAATGTACCAAAAGACGACCCCTTTCACTTCCCAGTGTCCCGACCCCGGAAGTATCAGAACGCCGCTTTGCTGAAACTCCAG GATTCCGAAGCACCTTCCAGTAGCAAGGGTGACCCAGCACCGAACGGCGACGTCACTGTAGCGATGCCTCCTCCCGTGATGACGTCAACACCACGTGCCAAACCTGCCTCTGCGGAGGGGGCGATTATCGATGCGAAAAAAGCCGCGGCGGACATACTGGCTATAGGCGGATTTGAGTCGAATGAAGCCTCGTTAGTGC CGAAGTACGTGGAGCGGTATGACAGCGCCGATAACCAGTGGGTGCATTTCTGCCGACTTCCGGAACCCCGCCGACACCACGCGGCAGTCGTTGTGCGAGGATTCATGTACTTGATAG GCGGAAGTAACCCTTGCGTGAAATCGGAGCTTCCGCTGCCGACGCGGACAGTGTTCCGGATGGACCTATTCACCAAGCAGTGGAGAGAAGGAGTCCCTATGAACGAAGCGCGATACAGTCACTGCGCATGCGCGATCAACGAGCGGATATACGTGTTTGGAGGGAAAGGGGAAGGCGACAG GGTGTCGAGTACTGTGGAGTGTTTTGACGTTGTCACTGATGGCTGGTTCTACGTGACTCCAATGGCCGGCCCTCGTTACGCCGCCACCGCCGCCAGCCTCGGGGACCGGATATACGTCGCGGGAGGGCTTGGAGAGAGCCGCGAGATACCGTCTGCTCTACACGTGCTAGATGACGTCATCTGCTTGGATACCTCCGCCAAAAG CTGGAGCAACGCCCCGAATCTGCGATTCGCCCGTTGCTATGCGAACCTGGTCGCTGTTGACCACACCCTGTTCCTCTGCGGTGGAGCGTCCCGCTCGTTCGATTACAAGAACTCCGTGCTGATCAGCGTGGGCGCGCTGGACGCGCTTGACCTCACCAGAAATAGGTGGCGCCACGTGGCGGACATGCTCTTGGCGCGTCACGACATGGGCGCGGCTGTTGTAG GCGACCGGATATTCATGATTGGTGGAGTCTCTTCGACAGCAGACCGCGTGTTGACGTCAGTAGATTGCTATGACGTCATGACAGGTGTTAGCGTCACCAACATACAGGAGCTACCATACCCAGCTAG GTCGGTGGCCTGCGTGACTGTGCCGTCGGCTGGTCGTCGGCCCGCGGGCAACAAACAGGTCAACTTCCAAAGACCCAATGTGTAA
- the LOC127881903 gene encoding kelch-like protein 3 isoform X1 — protein sequence MASKKNVFQTIQKKRKFADRPMSESEMTEGSTDTSKESTGAKAVTERAVGVLESPQKTTDNNNGKVTLNMKTTTDNNIGVVTQDMKTTTDNNIGVVTQNMKNTPDNNIGVVTQNMNNTTDNSIGVVTQNMNNTTDNSIGVVTQNMNKLTDNNIGVVTQNMNTTTDNNIGVVTCEPIPALPETPKIDNVDAKPVVYTIAPDKLRSLDADEDGSFHTMLAETISESEIIATTEVTNIVVKHDLSQPAVPKSSLKKKHRVFDVDDASGLIPSDIFYLNTDHVLQRCETFDQLSELLVNAALSSPAKDSAEFLNKCKRILKVPVDTLDHYGSIGTFLATLYENKHLIDVVIDVRGTLFGAHRIALSCQSDFFADMFSKSTGRRIPFEFKIKGVSPEAFACFLEFCYTGKLTIMPSIAADILIVADVLRVNAFKRHLDAITDSLPLDQNVKMVAKSKVSAEGQLFKKLFAVIVRNLSAAADTSFFMDMDVDLLCQILSSDDLVVTSEYEVFTIAMRWLLADEQRIKHIPRVMGYIRFDQMCIPELFTCAETTAILRGYDKFRELVLIANWLLTARNVPKDDPFHFPVSRPRKYQNAALLKLQKDSEAPSSSKGDPAPNGDVTVAMPPPVMTSTPRAKPASAEGAIIDAKKAAADILAIGGFESNEASLVPKYVERYDSADNQWVHFCRLPEPRRHHAAVVVRGFMYLIGGSNPCVKSELPLPTRTVFRMDLFTKQWREGVPMNEARYSHCACAINERIYVFGGKGEGDRVSSTVECFDVVTDGWFYVTPMAGPRYAATAASLGDRIYVAGGLGESREIPSALHVLDDVICLDTSAKSWSNAPNLRFARCYANLVAVDHTLFLCGGASRSFDYKNSVLISVGALDALDLTRNRWRHVADMLLARHDMGAAVVGDRIFMIGGVSSTADRVLTSVDCYDVMTGVSVTNIQELPYPARSVACVTVPSAGRRPAGNKQVNFQRPNV from the exons ATGGCATCGAAAAAGAACGTCTTTCAGACAATTCAGAAGAAGCGAAAATTTGCAGACCGGCCCATGTCGGAGTCTGAAATGACAGAGGGATCTACGGATACCTCTAAAGAGAGTACAGGCGCCAAGGCTGTGACTGAGAGAGCTGTAGGTGTTCTAGAGTCTCCTCAGAAAACGACTGATAACAATAATGGTAAAGTTACGCTGAACATGAAAACTACAACTGATAACAATATTGGTGTAGTTACGCAGGACATGAAAACTACGACTGATAACAATATTGGTGTAGTTACGCAGAACATGAAGAATACGCCTGATAACAATATCGGTGTAGTTACGCAGAACATGAACAATACGACTGATAACAGTATTGGTGTAGTTACGCAGAACATGAACAATACGACTGATAACAGTATTGGTGTAGTTACGCAGAACATGAACAAACTGACTGATAACAATATTGGTGTAGTTACGCAGAACATGAACACTACGACTGATAACAATATTGGTGTAGTTACGTGTGAACCAATACCGGCTTTGCCAGAGACTCCCAAGATAGATAACGTTGATGCAAAGCCAGTGGTATATACGATTGCCCCGGACAAACTGCGGTCGTTAGACGCTGATGAAGACGGAAGCTTTCATACCATGTTGGCCGAGACGATCAGTGAGTCTGAGATCATCGCGACTACTGAGGTTACGAATATCGTCGTGAAACATG ATCTCAGTCAGCCAGCTGTTCCGAAGTCATCGTTGAAGAAGAAGCATCGCGTGTTTGACGTAGACGACGCTTCCGGACTCATCCCGAGTGACATTTTCTACCTGAACACCGACCACGTGTTGCAGCGTTGCGAGACGTTCGACCAGCTCTCCGAACTCTTGGTGAATGCAGCGTTGAGTAGTCCCGCCAAGGACAGTGCTGAATTCCTGAACAAGTGCAAAAGAATCCTGAAGGTCCCCGTCGACACGCTCGATCACTACGGTAGTATAGGGACCTTCTTGGCCACGTTGTACGAGAACAAACATCTGATCGACGTGGTCATCGACGTACGCGGCACGTTGTTTGGCGCGCACCGCATAGCGCTAAGTTGCCAGAGCGACTTCTTTGCGGATATGTTCAGTAAGAGTACCGGCCGGAGAATCCCGTTTGAGTTCAAGATCAAGGGTGTCAGCCCCGAAGCGTTCGCCTGCTTTTTGGAGTTCTGTTACACCGGAAAACTCACGATAATGCCTAGCATCGCTGCGGACATACTGATTGTTGCAGACGTTCTCAGG GTGAACGCGTTCAAGCGCCACCTGGACGCCATTACAGACAGCCTTCCCTTAGATCAGAATGTGAAAATGGTGGCCAAAAGCAAAGTGAGCGCGGAAGGCCAATTGTTCAAGAAACTGTTCGCGGTGATCGTGCGGAACCTCAGCGCCGCTGCGGACACTTCCTTCTTCATGGACATGGACGTAGACCTGCTGTGCCAGATACTTTCTTCCG ACGACTTAGTTGTGACGTCAGAGTACGAGGTGTTCACGATTGCCATGCGCTGGCTGCTTGCTGATGAACAACGAATCAAGCACATCCCGAGAGTCATGGGATATATCAG GTTTGACCAGATGTGCATACCCGAGCTATTCACTTGCGCAGAGACAACGGCCATACTGCGCGGCTACGACAAGTTCCGGGAGCTGGTTCTCATTGCTAACTG GTTGCTGACGGCCCGAAATGTACCAAAAGACGACCCCTTTCACTTCCCAGTGTCCCGACCCCGGAAGTATCAGAACGCCGCTTTGCTGAAACTCCAG AAGGATTCCGAAGCACCTTCCAGTAGCAAGGGTGACCCAGCACCGAACGGCGACGTCACTGTAGCGATGCCTCCTCCCGTGATGACGTCAACACCACGTGCCAAACCTGCCTCTGCGGAGGGGGCGATTATCGATGCGAAAAAAGCCGCGGCGGACATACTGGCTATAGGCGGATTTGAGTCGAATGAAGCCTCGTTAGTGC CGAAGTACGTGGAGCGGTATGACAGCGCCGATAACCAGTGGGTGCATTTCTGCCGACTTCCGGAACCCCGCCGACACCACGCGGCAGTCGTTGTGCGAGGATTCATGTACTTGATAG GCGGAAGTAACCCTTGCGTGAAATCGGAGCTTCCGCTGCCGACGCGGACAGTGTTCCGGATGGACCTATTCACCAAGCAGTGGAGAGAAGGAGTCCCTATGAACGAAGCGCGATACAGTCACTGCGCATGCGCGATCAACGAGCGGATATACGTGTTTGGAGGGAAAGGGGAAGGCGACAG GGTGTCGAGTACTGTGGAGTGTTTTGACGTTGTCACTGATGGCTGGTTCTACGTGACTCCAATGGCCGGCCCTCGTTACGCCGCCACCGCCGCCAGCCTCGGGGACCGGATATACGTCGCGGGAGGGCTTGGAGAGAGCCGCGAGATACCGTCTGCTCTACACGTGCTAGATGACGTCATCTGCTTGGATACCTCCGCCAAAAG CTGGAGCAACGCCCCGAATCTGCGATTCGCCCGTTGCTATGCGAACCTGGTCGCTGTTGACCACACCCTGTTCCTCTGCGGTGGAGCGTCCCGCTCGTTCGATTACAAGAACTCCGTGCTGATCAGCGTGGGCGCGCTGGACGCGCTTGACCTCACCAGAAATAGGTGGCGCCACGTGGCGGACATGCTCTTGGCGCGTCACGACATGGGCGCGGCTGTTGTAG GCGACCGGATATTCATGATTGGTGGAGTCTCTTCGACAGCAGACCGCGTGTTGACGTCAGTAGATTGCTATGACGTCATGACAGGTGTTAGCGTCACCAACATACAGGAGCTACCATACCCAGCTAG GTCGGTGGCCTGCGTGACTGTGCCGTCGGCTGGTCGTCGGCCCGCGGGCAACAAACAGGTCAACTTCCAAAGACCCAATGTGTAA